GAGCTAGCCTCGGCCAGGCTAGCTAGCCGGGGctcagtttagttccaaaatttttggcaaaataggcaccgtagcgttttcgttgttatttggcaattagtgtccaatcatagtctaattaggcttaaaagattcgtctcgtggatttcgtctaaaccgtgtaattagttttattttttatttatatttaatacttcatgcatgcgtcaaagattcgatgtgacgagaaatcttgaaaaatttagcgtTCTGGgatggaactaaacaggccccggGTCACGTAGGTACAGGCAAACAGGCCCTCAATGAAGCGTGCATGAACGCACGCAGTCTGAACGCAGAGTGCCTGAACGCGATCCCTTAGGGCATGTTTAATAAGGTGGTTGTGGCCGGCTCGGCCCACCGGTCAGGCCCAGGCCAGCCCAGGCCTGTCTCAAGTGCTGCAAGTACTCTTGTTTGGCACCCTGTACCAAATGGGCTAAGCTGAATTGAGATTGTGTTTGATTGACCGTGTGGACCGAACGAACGATCCATCCAGTGGCTGCTGATCCCCTCGGATAAGTTGTACGTGCAGCTAGCTGCAACCATCATCCTTGATTAATTGTCTACCTTTCTTATGTCGTTGATCCTATTGTCACGCAACGTCGTGTATATCCTTGTCAGCAATAATCCATGGGTCGATCGGTCGTCGACGGATCATCAGCGAGAAAACCCGGCATTAAACTCGCACCAAACGGCCCAACAAAAGATCGACCCTGCAACAACCATATATGCATATAGAGGAGCTAGTAGTGCAAGCACGTATATATGTGATCGAGTTTCTGGCTGCAGAGTGCAGGCATAGATCCCACTATTCCCGCTCCAGTCCACTTGGACCCTCTCCTAGTTCCTATGGCTATGGCGGCTGCGGTACTGCTCGCGGTGGCCGCCGCCGTGGTGATGGCGGAGGTGGCCGCGGCGGCGACGTACACGGTGGGCGCGCCGGACGGGCTGTGGGACATGCAGACGGACTACGCGGAGTGGGTCAAGACCAAGACCTTCCACCCCGGCGACAACATCAGTCAGTGACCAGACCTCTGTGTGTGCGCGCGTGTCTCGCGTGTCTCTGTTAATTTCGTTATTGTTTCCTGTCCTGGCAGCGTTCACGTACTCGCCGGAGCTGCACGACGTGGTGGAGGTCACCAAGGCGGGCTACGACGCCTGCTCCAGCGCCAACAACATCTCCGCCCTCCGCACCGGCAACGACGTCGTGCCGCTCACCGCCGCCGGCACCCGATACTTCCTCTGCGGCCTCACGGGACACTGCGGCAACGGCATGAAGATCCGCGTCGACGTCGTCGCCGCAGCCTCGTCCGCGCCGGGCCCCGCCGCAGGACCGGCGTCGTTGTCCGCCGCGGTGCCGACGTCGGCCAGCAGGGCTGCCGCTGGCGTCGCCATCGGAGTCGCCGCCGCGtcgctgctgctgcagcagcacGCCGTCGTCAGCTAGCTTCACCACGCGCGCGTCCCTTGTACTGCGTGCGTGTGTTGCTACTTTTGGTGTATTAGCTAGTTTTGTTTCAGCTGCGTACGTATGTTCCATGTACACTTTGTTATTTTCGCGCATGCTAGTGTCTTTTATCTTCTCTCAACAAGCAGGACAGCAGCGCATCAATGCATTAGCCCGATTACCTGAAAATAACCCAACTCGTTAATTCAACGTGCGATAATTTTAGCACAATTATAGCACGTTCGCTAAGGCTTCACCTAATATAATTATAAATGGACAGATGGACTGGGCCTAATGGACAGCATGGGGCACGGTCTGATTAAGCACGACCTAAGCACAACACGGGCATGGGATTTGCACGGGATTTACACGGGCACCGGATTTACAGGTGCCGCGTTGGGTGCCCCCTCCACCGCCTCAGGTCGCTGCGCCGCCCGTTACGCTGAAAATACGTGTTGCAAACGTATATTTTAGAAATATATTATAaatgtttcatacggatgttgcatatgttgtaatggtttGTACATGTATGTCGCATACGGATGTTGCAATTGTGTTTccaatgtttcagaggtatgttgcatatgttcgtTCAATggtgtttcatacggatgttgcatatgtcgcAATCgtttgtacacatatgttgcaagcgtttattctcaatatttcatctgttttttagatatatgttgcaagtgtatttatttggatgttgcatatgtttcacacatatgttgcaaatattttatctggacgttgcgcatgtgttgcaatggttttcaaatgtttttcacgtgttttttaagtgtttcacatacatgtttcaaatgttttttcTGTCTTCTTTTGCATGTTGTAAATAttacatctggatgtttcaaaagtagattagaTGTTGTATATAAGATGTACGTGGTAAGCGGAAGAGGACACGAGAGATCCCCATGTGAGTGCGTGACACGGGCCCCCGCGTGGGCGTGCTAAACGCGGACGCGGGCAGGCGATGTCCGAGCGGCACGGGCCCTCGTGTGGACGCGTAAAACAGAGGCTTGGCAATGATTTGAGTCTGTCTATATCACACCCGAGTGATTTACATGCCCCTCACACGATTTTtacagaacatcacatgtataccacGTGAACATCATATAAAACTTcagagaacatcacatgtatattataTGAACATCACATGTACTATTTTTGATACTTAGCATTTTTGGTTGCTTTACACGCCTCTCAAACACGATTTTTATGGAACATCACTTGTACACCATGTGAACATCataaaaaaaacatcatagaacattatATCTATACTAtatgttaggaatttaggcaatttcatgttaaaattaatccaaaaaaataataacaaatttatgatgacaaatatgtgcatgtgtgtgattTTACTACTACTCAGATTAGTAGCAAATATGTTGATGAACATCATACTGATCATGGCGGAAAAAGAGATTGAACTTAACCAATTTGAGAATAGAGATGTACCATGCGAAGGGACCCATGCTTAAGGCACCGATGGCTCCAGACCCACTCATGGtgagttgctcgaagtcgcggaccataGTTGGTGTAGGAAGATATATGCAGTGTCGTCCCTCGAACGTCCACCGGGAAGCAGACAAAGACGATTCGAGAAAGAAAGGGAACCaccaggaagaagatgaagacgtTTCGATGAAAAACAAGATGGCGAGCAATCACGAAGAtgctccccaaaaacctgatcGCTCGCACACACCCGAGCAAGTGTCCCAATGCGAACGCCGGTTCCGGAGGCCTGCTTGCCCAAAGCTTCGTGCGCGCAGAGGTGCGCGCAGAGGATGGGATGGGGAGTACTCGAATGCAACTCAACAGGAGGAAGGTGTGGTATGGCACATAAGGCAACAGACATACGGGAGTGAAGGTCATGCCGGAGGGATCAGGAAGACAAAGAGTCAAAGTGATTACGAGTAATCACCACCATAGTGGATGGTAATTGACTCGTAAGTAATTCCTCCACATTAGCGCATGTACCCCTTTCTCTTCCTTAGCCAACCCATGTGGCAAAACCAACCCACACCCGCGCTCAACACGCACGCATCGCATCGCTCGCCATGCCACGTCACGGCTCGGCTTGGTGGCGGCGCGcgtgcgtgtggcacgcctttggtCTCTTTCAACTTCTCTATAAGTGCACATGTGTGTAgcctatttaagttgagtcaagaATCAGTCAAAATCCCATGTGGGACTAAAACTATATTATACCACAACATTTAATATGGGCctagaattaattgatttattaaataaaatatgAGCCTAAACCCATATAATATTCAACAATCTCCACTAAATTCTAGGGCACATAAGAAATGCTCTCAATTCTATCTGTCGTTTGATATAGCAGTATTTCGATGTAGACTATTAAGTTGAACGTTCACCTAGAACAAAGGTTACGCTTACTCACAACTATACAAtgggactatgccttgaattgatagttttgtgcGAAATAAGTTTCACCCAGGCCCTTTACTGATACTAGGTTGTAAAAAagcatcccctctggttggagcatataagtcatactcctggcccattcatgagtatctagagattacCTAAATCTCATAGACTGCGACTAACAGtcgaactcacataggtgtgttTCTCAAAAGATATtctataggacaacatctttgcttcagCAAGCCACTTTGAAACACATTAAGGTATAAAGCCAACCTGCcttatagaaaagaaaagaagtgcATCTGACATGGGTTTAGCTAAGAGTCTTTCCTCATAGCCTACCCctggcttgtttcaccatcctactttacgggatctccgatcacatagaataggTTACCACCATGATagacttcatgtgggtctcaaacccatttCACTagatgcactatctatcacattatGTGACAGTGctttagtgaattgatctgtcaTATTTTTAGgtatgtgaacatagtccaatgctatCACTCTAGAGTTTCTTAATTTTCTAACAGATTTTAATCTtcacttaacatgccttgtggacttcatgttatccttagaactgtttaccttAGTTATCATAGTTTGGTTGtcatagttcatagaaatagccgataTAGGTTTCTctacaaccggtaaatccataaggagttcatgaagccactcggcctcagcgccagcggtgtctaatgctgtAAGTTCTACTTCCATAGTTGACTTTGTTAAAagagtctgcttgcaagacttctaggaaacagcgccacctccaagcaaGAACGCATATccgcttgtggcataaagctcatcagcatcagatatccagtTAGCATCATAGAAACCCTCTAGTACCTTCAGGTACCCAGTATAGTGAATGCCATAGCTCATAGTACCTTTGAGATAGTGCAATACTCTCTCAAGAGAACGCCAATAATTATCTCCCAGATTTGACATAAATCGGCTTAGTTTGCTCATAGCAAATGAGATATCAGGCCTCGTAACGCTAGCCAGATACATAAGCGAACCAATAATTTGGGAATATCTCAATtaatcccttgctattctttgaTTTTTCCTTAACAGCACACTAGggttgttgacggtcattaacatcaatcataaaccgttAACATAACTTGTATAGATGCATAAAAATGATCAtcaacataggtataggggtttaaactaataaattccacgagttttagtGAAACTATGTTTTTAGCAAGGTTTATCTAAAAAACCATAAAGGTGGACCTATGCGTCAAAGTAAATCACATTTTGCCACGATGGAACCtacttgggaagactctagaagacactATAAGACTCTCCACCAAAGATCGAGCCAAGACCTCAGACAGGGgagctggccggccccacctataggctggtTGGCCTATGGGACCCATGGGTCAGCGTCCCCTTTGAATGTCGGTTCCccaccgccttaaagatcgcatctacgccctttattcaagttggtttgatccgagggtctagaattgatgctacccctatATATATGGCCCTGTACCCCCCTTCTAGAGGCCATCATAAAACCCTAATTTACATCCTCCTCATTAGGATCGGAGCCAGctctcaagagaagattagtcatctataggatctagtcttgtacgaAGAAAATAGTGAGTTAGAGAGTAAGGAAGGAGTTGGGAGGAGGTACCGGCCTGTCGGTGCTacctctatggcttgtactttgGTGGATATAAGCTTTTCCAAGTCTACATCTGAGATACTTCTGGTAATTGATTTCTGTTTAAAGTAAATTTTATGCTCTTTCGTTCATGGGTTCAtagttcttttgagtgctttagtCCATATTAGATCtttggattagagtagtaattgttagcataagcgtggtgcttaggctatcggctacttgtgtttgctccctgcttcttggttgtgtggtagcaatAGGAGATGatagccccgtctatcctttgtagtccacactgAATTGAGCAGGTTTTTAAATTAGTAGGACTGTAGTCGcatcggtagagttatctattagcggtgctttaTTGTCTAAGCGGCATCCCaaagtgaacactagaatcataagccttgctttgaatagggtcataaccataggaatcctctctactcataccttaaaccttgattgctatccctggACAAACTAACTGTTAGACGACACACACATGTTTTCCCatggatacgatactcgataatactctgggtgaaaactacttcgatacTCGTGCACTTGTGGATTATGTCTCTATGTATCTCCAAAGGT
This DNA window, taken from Miscanthus floridulus cultivar M001 chromosome 13, ASM1932011v1, whole genome shotgun sequence, encodes the following:
- the LOC136501731 gene encoding mavicyanin-like, translating into MAMAAAVLLAVAAAVVMAEVAAAATYTVGAPDGLWDMQTDYAEWVKTKTFHPGDNITFTYSPELHDVVEVTKAGYDACSSANNISALRTGNDVVPLTAAGTRYFLCGLTGHCGNGMKIRVDVVAAASSAPGPAAGPASLSAAVPTSASRAAAGVAIGVAAASLLLQQHAVVS